One part of the Gemmatimonadaceae bacterium genome encodes these proteins:
- a CDS encoding endonuclease, translating into MVLGLTACGDGPVAPISLPLTGTFSGIVAPQGFDDVGFVAGRTGATIVKVCGVIGSEINVAVGAASATSESNCERLVFAATAGTSYTIRVTAVSGGGAYNGCWSTALAECTVIAPTSGAAACDAAGYYGPAAGKTGIDLLRSLRDIVTTNYNLGYLTTPNARDSLYAFVDDPDGDDQITDVYTGRTAFVNSRSTAAAANFNTEHAWPQSRGADIDFAAGADLNILFTADATSNEKRSNIPYGIVTRNVQWTGGIGAEVSRLGADAQGRTVFEPRPSKRGDVARAIFYFYTRYHDAPTPTFSLANFNVEEATLMQWSAADPPDNFERARNAMICRAQGNRNPYVDHPEYLPAAGDFPNN; encoded by the coding sequence ATGGTGCTCGGCCTCACCGCATGCGGTGACGGACCGGTAGCACCCATCTCCTTGCCGCTTACAGGCACCTTCAGCGGAATCGTCGCCCCTCAAGGGTTCGACGACGTCGGCTTTGTTGCCGGACGTACGGGCGCAACCATCGTCAAGGTCTGCGGCGTGATCGGCTCCGAGATCAACGTGGCCGTGGGCGCCGCGTCGGCGACGTCGGAGTCGAATTGCGAGCGGCTGGTCTTCGCCGCAACGGCCGGCACATCCTACACCATCCGCGTTACGGCGGTGAGCGGCGGCGGCGCCTACAACGGCTGCTGGAGCACCGCCCTCGCCGAGTGCACCGTGATCGCCCCGACCTCAGGCGCCGCGGCCTGTGATGCCGCCGGGTACTATGGGCCAGCCGCCGGCAAGACAGGAATCGACCTGTTGCGCTCGCTGCGCGACATCGTTACCACCAATTACAATCTCGGTTATCTGACGACGCCCAACGCGCGCGATTCCCTCTACGCGTTCGTCGACGATCCGGACGGCGACGACCAGATCACGGACGTTTACACCGGACGGACGGCCTTCGTCAACAGCCGATCGACGGCGGCGGCGGCCAACTTCAACACCGAGCATGCCTGGCCGCAGAGCCGCGGCGCCGACATCGACTTTGCCGCGGGCGCGGATCTCAACATCCTCTTCACAGCCGACGCCACCTCGAACGAGAAGCGATCGAACATCCCCTACGGCATCGTCACGCGGAACGTCCAATGGACCGGCGGCATCGGCGCCGAAGTCAGCCGCCTCGGCGCCGATGCCCAGGGCCGAACGGTGTTCGAGCCCCGGCCGTCCAAACGCGGCGACGTGGCGCGAGCGATCTTCTACTTCTACACGCGGTACCACGACGCGCCGACACCCACGTTCTCGTTGGCGAACTTCAACGTTGAGGAAGCCACGCTGATGCAGTGGTCGGCGGCCGATCCGCCGGATAACTTCGAGCGTGCCCGCAACGCGATGATCTGCCGCGCTCAGGGCAATCGCAATCCTTACGTGGACCATCCGGAATATCTCCCGGCTGCCGGAGACTTTCCGAACAACTGA
- a CDS encoding TonB-dependent receptor — translation MRLFRFTRVTWLAATVAAVCTSMSLTASTAFAQAGTTAGAIRGQVLTASGPPVAGAQVTATNSQTGFVRNAVSGTDGIYSLMLLPPGVYTVRARRIGYAPAEAANVRVTVGSTTPLRFLLQAAAVQLGRVEITAAVGQISTTQGGVSTTVSQKEIEDLPTLGRDFTDFISLSGLVSPLPEVTTGGQFSIAGARPSQTNVQVDGVDANNQFFGENRGGSRIPFVFSLESIKEFQVVTNGFDVEYGNYSGGVVNVVTKSGTNTLKGTGYINYRGKQLTAKGFNGETPNDFKAVQYSAALEGPIITNKLHFMMSLDGQQRDEPFQPITPATVSDTSEARQLERFFSILDTVYGVPNAAASFNRFTTSNDVITLFGRVDWTINDQHRLSVRNNFANHNAANETFSGVIRGGLSRAEAFKDRSNSLVGELTSALSSQVFNTLRAQYSWEDRPRVGNDLKPTLTVKPSGFSDFTYGGAFLSFDNFLSERKVQLIDNLTIPRGDHIFKLGTNNIFANIENRFWLNGSGTYTFASLNDFAAGIPATFNRNVRQNGTAPTATFAAQEYSVYAQDQWQMTSKLTTLLGVRYDVERYADRPGRVIDVERAFGVETGIAPVDNNNVSPRLSMVYDLDGDGSSVVRGGAGLFYGRVPYVMGGNVAITEQPLLVIDCRGSFAEGEGTAPPDPGQYRTWSTSGAENPSSCFGSSSLTGVPEYSFWNSSFELPETWKFNAGYERRIGNGTRASLDVLYSTTRKLYTVRNLNLRETQFTLDSEDGRQVFVPAGSFNPSQGAGSDRLRNTDFSNVYMNYPDGVARATSATFEVQQRLLSDIDLRGSYTFTRAYDNSSFYCCTSNEGYRTPRIGALGPNFIGEPGDERAAWGPADFVRNHTVVLSGSKTLPWGFQMSSIWRIQSGTPWGPEQGGDLNGDGERFNDRPFIFRPEDLPVSTGTATGSTADSIVAANRARYADFLANNECIGNHVGQIIPRNTCKQPWFNRLDVSLRKRIETTRGQSLQLYVDMFNVLNGLKSTWGQYHAISAANRSLLLPQRYDPASGNILYTVPTNFGDKRALGANLLLQFSTQLGLRYSF, via the coding sequence ATGCGACTCTTCCGTTTCACGCGCGTGACGTGGCTCGCCGCCACGGTAGCCGCGGTCTGCACGTCGATGTCCCTGACGGCGTCGACGGCCTTCGCCCAGGCTGGCACCACGGCCGGCGCCATCCGCGGCCAGGTGCTCACTGCGTCGGGCCCGCCCGTCGCCGGCGCCCAGGTCACCGCAACGAATTCCCAGACGGGGTTTGTTCGCAACGCGGTCAGCGGCACCGACGGCATTTATTCGCTGATGCTCCTGCCGCCCGGAGTCTACACGGTCCGCGCGCGCAGGATCGGCTATGCGCCCGCCGAGGCGGCGAATGTGCGGGTGACGGTGGGATCGACCACGCCGTTGCGTTTCCTCCTGCAGGCGGCGGCGGTGCAGCTCGGCCGGGTCGAGATCACCGCGGCCGTGGGGCAAATCAGCACAACGCAGGGCGGCGTCTCCACGACGGTCTCGCAGAAGGAGATCGAGGATCTTCCGACGCTCGGTCGCGACTTCACCGATTTTATCAGCCTGTCCGGCTTGGTCAGTCCGCTCCCGGAAGTGACGACGGGCGGCCAGTTCTCCATCGCCGGCGCTCGTCCGTCGCAGACCAACGTTCAGGTCGATGGCGTGGACGCCAACAACCAGTTCTTCGGCGAGAACCGTGGCGGTAGCCGCATTCCGTTCGTGTTCTCGCTGGAGTCCATCAAGGAATTCCAGGTCGTCACCAATGGCTTCGACGTCGAGTATGGCAACTATTCCGGCGGCGTCGTCAACGTCGTGACCAAGAGCGGCACCAACACGCTCAAGGGAACGGGTTACATCAACTACCGCGGCAAGCAGCTGACGGCGAAGGGATTCAACGGCGAGACACCGAACGATTTCAAGGCCGTGCAGTATTCGGCGGCGTTGGAAGGTCCGATTATCACCAACAAGCTTCACTTCATGATGTCGCTCGACGGCCAACAGCGCGATGAGCCTTTCCAGCCGATCACGCCGGCCACCGTCTCGGACACGTCCGAGGCGCGGCAGCTCGAGCGGTTCTTCTCGATCCTCGATACCGTCTATGGCGTGCCGAACGCCGCGGCCTCGTTCAACCGGTTCACGACGAGCAACGACGTCATCACGCTGTTCGGGCGAGTCGACTGGACAATCAACGACCAGCATCGGCTGTCGGTGCGCAACAATTTCGCAAATCACAACGCCGCCAACGAGACGTTCTCGGGCGTCATTCGCGGGGGGCTGTCGCGAGCCGAGGCCTTCAAGGACCGCTCGAACTCGCTGGTCGGCGAGCTCACGAGCGCCCTCAGCTCGCAGGTGTTCAACACGCTGCGCGCGCAGTATTCGTGGGAAGACCGCCCGCGCGTCGGCAACGACCTGAAGCCGACGCTAACCGTCAAACCCTCCGGATTCAGCGACTTCACCTACGGGGGCGCCTTCCTCTCGTTCGACAACTTTCTCAGCGAGCGGAAGGTCCAGCTGATCGACAACCTCACGATTCCGCGTGGCGACCACATCTTCAAGCTCGGCACGAACAACATCTTCGCGAACATCGAAAACCGGTTCTGGCTGAACGGCTCCGGCACGTACACGTTCGCGAGCCTCAACGATTTCGCGGCCGGCATCCCGGCGACGTTCAACCGGAACGTTCGGCAGAACGGCACCGCGCCGACGGCGACCTTCGCCGCGCAGGAGTATTCGGTGTACGCGCAGGATCAGTGGCAGATGACGTCGAAGCTGACGACGTTGCTTGGCGTGCGGTACGACGTCGAGCGTTACGCGGACCGCCCGGGACGGGTGATCGACGTCGAGCGCGCGTTCGGCGTGGAGACGGGCATCGCGCCGGTGGACAACAACAACGTGTCACCCCGTCTCTCGATGGTCTATGACTTGGACGGGGACGGGTCGAGCGTCGTCCGAGGCGGCGCGGGACTGTTTTACGGCCGCGTACCGTACGTGATGGGCGGCAATGTGGCGATCACTGAGCAACCGCTTCTGGTGATCGACTGCCGCGGCTCGTTCGCTGAAGGTGAGGGGACAGCGCCGCCGGATCCAGGCCAGTACCGGACATGGTCCACCAGCGGCGCGGAGAACCCGTCGTCATGCTTCGGCAGTTCGTCGCTGACCGGAGTGCCGGAGTACTCGTTCTGGAACAGCAGCTTCGAGCTGCCCGAAACGTGGAAGTTCAACGCCGGCTACGAGCGTCGGATTGGGAACGGAACACGTGCATCGCTCGATGTCCTCTACTCGACGACGCGAAAGTTGTACACGGTGCGCAACCTCAACCTGCGCGAAACGCAGTTCACGCTCGATTCGGAAGACGGGCGCCAGGTGTTTGTGCCGGCGGGCTCCTTCAACCCGTCTCAGGGAGCCGGATCGGACCGGCTGCGGAACACCGACTTCTCCAACGTCTACATGAACTATCCCGACGGCGTCGCGCGGGCGACGTCAGCGACGTTCGAGGTGCAGCAGCGGCTGCTGTCGGACATCGATCTCCGCGGCTCGTACACCTTCACCCGGGCGTACGACAACTCGTCGTTCTATTGCTGCACGTCGAACGAGGGGTACCGCACTCCGCGCATCGGCGCACTGGGGCCGAACTTCATCGGCGAGCCGGGCGACGAACGCGCGGCATGGGGTCCGGCGGATTTCGTTCGTAACCATACCGTGGTGCTGTCGGGGTCGAAAACGCTGCCGTGGGGATTCCAGATGAGCTCCATCTGGCGCATACAGAGCGGCACGCCGTGGGGCCCGGAGCAGGGTGGTGATCTCAACGGCGACGGCGAGCGCTTCAACGACCGTCCGTTCATCTTCCGCCCCGAGGATCTGCCGGTCAGCACGGGCACGGCGACGGGCAGCACGGCCGATTCGATCGTCGCCGCGAACCGGGCGCGGTACGCCGACTTTCTGGCGAACAACGAGTGCATCGGCAACCACGTCGGCCAGATCATTCCGCGCAACACGTGCAAGCAGCCGTGGTTCAACCGTCTCGACGTAAGTCTGCGCAAACGCATCGAGACGACGCGCGGGCAGTCGCTTCAGCTCTACGTCGACATGTTCAATGTTCTGAACGGTCTCAAGTCGACATGGGGACAGTACCACGCCATCAGCGCGGCTAACCGCAGTCTGCTGTTGCCGCAGCGGTACGATCCGGCCTCGGGCAACATTCTATACACCGTGCCGACGAACTTCGGCGACAAGAGGGCGCTGGGCGCCAATCTGCTGCTGCAGTTCTCGACACAACTGGGACTGCGATACTCGTTCTGA
- a CDS encoding SdrD B-like domain-containing protein has product MQAYIDRDASGTLTASDSALAGMSISLLPGLGGSEVASATTDASGRATFEPLDPGSYVVQPAGSISGAVLTSSPAVTVVIAFSGGADTVDVRFAFFPGSVTGRIFRDDNTNGSYDAGVDTPGAGLYVLLKKGATTVDSTTADANGAYTFARIAPGDYTLVFEKPTTIDYGVSGASRSITVAPQATLTTNGIFTGSLVIPIATARARTTGSGVTVVGKLTVAPNTFTSGSGGVNSEIWVQDATGGIAVFTVPSTSTLALGDSVEVSGTLGSFTGQEQIASSPRVRFIVAGTPVTPKTITLVQAKALGANEGLLVSVPEVRIVDVPTGTGAAFTVRGVNAANDTLQIRVVGTATGLSRSSFTVGSAYTITGILSEFNGTAQLKPRAPGDVRGPITIASARAVPNGTPVSVTGNITVPPNILTSGSGGVNSEIWVQDVTGGIAVFTVLSSSTLALGDLVDVSGTISLFSGQRQISTPTVTFRAAGAAPARVAVTGTQFNALTNEGQLVQLRVTITSVPAGTGASFTVVGTAADGQTVQIRVGAANTGLTRSSFTVGSTYTVTGVLTQFNGTAQVKPRFATDVTP; this is encoded by the coding sequence GTGCAGGCCTACATCGACAGGGATGCATCCGGTACTCTCACAGCTTCCGATAGCGCTCTCGCGGGCATGTCCATCAGCTTGCTGCCAGGCCTTGGCGGCAGCGAGGTGGCATCCGCCACCACCGATGCCTCCGGTCGCGCCACCTTCGAGCCGCTCGATCCCGGCAGCTACGTCGTGCAGCCGGCCGGCAGTATCTCGGGTGCGGTGCTGACCTCATCGCCGGCGGTGACGGTGGTCATCGCGTTCTCGGGCGGCGCCGACACCGTCGATGTCCGCTTTGCCTTTTTCCCCGGTTCGGTCACCGGCCGGATCTTCCGCGACGACAACACCAATGGCAGCTACGACGCGGGTGTCGACACGCCGGGCGCGGGCCTCTATGTCCTGTTGAAGAAGGGCGCGACGACAGTCGATTCCACGACTGCCGACGCCAACGGGGCGTACACCTTCGCGCGGATTGCGCCGGGTGACTACACGCTGGTGTTCGAGAAACCGACGACGATCGATTACGGCGTCTCAGGAGCATCCCGGTCGATCACTGTCGCGCCGCAAGCGACATTGACGACCAACGGCATCTTCACGGGATCGCTGGTGATCCCGATCGCGACCGCACGCGCCCGCACCACTGGGTCCGGCGTCACCGTTGTAGGAAAGTTGACCGTTGCGCCCAACACGTTCACCTCCGGGTCGGGTGGCGTGAACAGCGAGATCTGGGTGCAGGACGCCACGGGCGGCATCGCGGTCTTCACGGTACCGTCCACCAGTACCTTGGCCCTCGGTGACAGCGTCGAAGTGTCCGGCACGCTCGGCTCCTTTACCGGACAGGAGCAGATCGCGTCCAGCCCGAGGGTGAGATTCATTGTAGCGGGAACGCCGGTCACGCCGAAAACGATCACGCTCGTGCAGGCGAAAGCGCTCGGCGCCAACGAGGGTCTACTCGTCAGTGTCCCTGAGGTCCGGATCGTTGACGTGCCGACGGGCACCGGGGCGGCCTTCACCGTGAGAGGTGTAAACGCGGCGAATGACACGCTGCAGATCCGCGTGGTGGGAACCGCCACGGGTCTCAGCCGGTCGAGCTTCACGGTTGGCAGCGCGTACACCATCACCGGGATTCTCTCGGAGTTCAACGGGACGGCGCAGCTGAAGCCGCGGGCTCCGGGCGACGTGCGGGGTCCGATCACCATCGCGTCTGCCCGCGCGGTGCCGAATGGAACCCCGGTCAGCGTGACCGGCAACATCACTGTGCCTCCGAATATCCTGACGTCGGGAAGTGGCGGAGTGAACTCGGAGATATGGGTACAGGACGTCACGGGCGGCATCGCGGTGTTCACGGTGCTGTCGTCGAGCACCCTCGCCCTCGGTGACCTCGTCGACGTCTCCGGGACAATCAGCCTGTTCAGCGGTCAGCGTCAGATCTCGACCCCGACAGTAACTTTCAGGGCGGCCGGCGCGGCTCCGGCGCGGGTCGCCGTCACCGGAACGCAGTTCAACGCGCTGACGAACGAGGGTCAGCTCGTGCAGCTTCGGGTCACGATCACCAGCGTGCCTGCGGGTACCGGAGCCTCGTTCACCGTGGTTGGAACCGCGGCCGATGGACAGACCGTGCAGATCCGCGTCGGCGCGGCGAATACCGGTCTCACTCGAAGCTCATTTACCGTCGGCTCGACGTACACCGTCACCGGCGTTCTCACCCAGTTCAACGGCACGGCGCAGGTCAAGCCGCGCTTCGCCACGGACGTCACCCCATAA
- a CDS encoding type II toxin-antitoxin system VapC family toxin, giving the protein MGLVVDTSALIALERTGTTWNRALGRHAKEPVALPAVVYGELLVGVALAGNRKRAASRRQRIDALVAVTGIVEFDAAIAEQWAELFALLSRRGRLIPSNDLAVAATARHLGFGVLVGPGDERHFREVPNLSVVQVG; this is encoded by the coding sequence ATGGGACTCGTAGTCGACACGAGCGCGCTCATCGCCCTCGAACGGACTGGTACGACATGGAATCGGGCACTCGGCCGCCATGCCAAGGAACCCGTCGCCTTACCGGCTGTAGTCTACGGCGAGCTTCTTGTCGGAGTCGCGCTGGCCGGTAATCGCAAACGCGCCGCCAGTCGCCGACAGCGTATCGATGCACTCGTTGCGGTCACCGGAATCGTAGAATTTGACGCGGCTATCGCTGAACAGTGGGCGGAACTGTTTGCGCTCCTCAGCCGACGCGGTCGATTGATCCCCTCAAATGATCTCGCCGTGGCGGCAACCGCACGCCACCTCGGATTTGGCGTGCTAGTCGGACCCGGAGATGAACGGCACTTCCGCGAAGTTCCTAATCTGTCGGTGGTGCAGGTCGGATAG
- a CDS encoding DUF1801 domain-containing protein has translation MKSATKSKSPPKADQRLPGLRDWRDETLARMRALILEADPDMIEERKWKKPSNNMTGVPVWSHNGIVCTGETYKKVVKLTFAQGAKVPDPSRLFNSSLEGSTRRAIDIHEGEKVDARAFKALVKAAVTLNKE, from the coding sequence ATGAAGTCGGCCACCAAGTCCAAGTCCCCGCCGAAGGCAGACCAACGGCTCCCCGGCCTGAGGGATTGGCGCGACGAGACCCTCGCTCGCATGCGGGCGCTGATTCTGGAGGCCGACCCCGATATGATCGAGGAGCGGAAATGGAAGAAGCCGTCGAATAATATGACGGGGGTCCCAGTCTGGTCGCACAACGGGATCGTCTGCACCGGTGAGACGTACAAGAAGGTCGTGAAGCTCACGTTCGCTCAGGGAGCCAAGGTCCCAGACCCATCGCGCCTCTTCAATTCCAGCCTTGAAGGCAGCACGCGAAGGGCGATCGACATCCACGAAGGGGAGAAGGTCGACGCGCGCGCATTCAAGGCGCTTGTGAAGGCCGCGGTTACCCTGAATAAGGAGTAG